A section of the Streptomyces sp. 6-11-2 genome encodes:
- a CDS encoding PIG-L family deacetylase, translated as MNDRPLTLMAVHAHPDDEATGTGGVLARYAAEGIRTVLVTCTDGSCGDGPGGVKPDDPGHDPAAVALMRRQELEASCNILKVSHLETLDYADSGMMGWPANDAPGSFWQTPVEEGAARLAELLRRYQPDVVVTYDENGFYGHPDHIQAHRITMKALAMTMATPKVYWTTAPRSMMQRFGEAMREFGADWQEPDPAEAAAMAEIGLPDEEITTWVDTTAFGGQKFDALAAHASQGENIFFLKMGQKRFTELMGVETFVRVQDTTGAAMPENDLFAGLR; from the coding sequence ATGAATGACCGGCCCTTGACGCTCATGGCGGTGCACGCCCACCCCGACGATGAGGCCACTGGCACGGGAGGCGTCCTCGCACGCTACGCGGCGGAGGGCATCCGCACGGTCCTCGTGACATGCACCGACGGCAGTTGCGGTGACGGACCGGGGGGTGTCAAGCCGGACGACCCCGGGCACGATCCGGCAGCCGTTGCCTTGATGCGGCGTCAAGAGCTTGAGGCGAGCTGCAACATCCTGAAGGTCAGTCATCTGGAGACACTGGACTACGCCGACTCCGGGATGATGGGCTGGCCGGCCAACGATGCCCCCGGATCCTTCTGGCAGACACCAGTGGAGGAGGGCGCTGCCCGACTCGCGGAACTCTTGCGCCGCTACCAACCCGATGTGGTCGTCACCTACGACGAAAACGGCTTCTACGGCCACCCCGACCACATCCAGGCACACCGCATCACGATGAAGGCGCTGGCGATGACCATGGCGACACCGAAGGTGTACTGGACGACGGCGCCCCGCTCGATGATGCAGCGGTTCGGGGAGGCCATGCGCGAGTTCGGTGCGGACTGGCAGGAGCCGGATCCCGCCGAGGCCGCCGCGATGGCCGAGATCGGACTCCCCGACGAGGAGATCACCACCTGGGTGGACACCACCGCGTTCGGCGGTCAGAAGTTCGATGCGCTGGCCGCGCACGCCAGCCAGGGCGAGAACATCTTCTTCCTCAAAATGGGCCAGAAAAGGTTCACCGAATTGATGGGCGTCGAGACCTTCGTACGTGTCCAGGACACCACCGGCGCGGCCATGCCCGAGAACGACCTCTTCGCCGGCCTGCGTTGA
- a CDS encoding Pls/PosA family non-ribosomal peptide synthetase, with protein MTDAIAADPADTSTFQDDGAAGSATGIERCLAEVLAGVVRLEQVPPHSHFFNDLGADSLVMAQFCARVRKREDLPTVSMKDIYRYPTIRSLAVALSDAAPAPVPSPYSLVEASAPAQTPATQTPATRTPAGARAPAATVRYISCGMLQALFFLGYSLLTAFAAAASYAWISAGSGLFDLYLRSALCAGVGFLGLCAFPIVAKWTLVGRWRAGEFPLWGMEYLRFWIVKTLIRTSPLRLFIGSPLYVLYLRALGARIGTGVTILTRTSPVCADLLTVGDGTVIRKDVLLSCYRAHGGLIQTGRVTLGSNVLIGEHTVLDIGTEMGDGAQLGHASSLHGGQVVPAGERWHGSPAQPADVDYGRVGPADCPTRKRAAYGVLQLLSLLVIWLPLTMGAASALLAGVPLLHPLLNPRPVACPAFFVDALIISLTVLCGSTLAGLLVLGTVPRVLNRAIKPGKVYPLYGFHYGVQRVIALMTNRKFFTTLFGDSSGIVHYLRYLGYDLSRIEQTGSNFGTEVQHDNPYLSSVGTGTMIADGLSLMNADFSSTSFCVSRASIGPRNFLGNRVAYPSQGKTGDNCLLATKVMVPTDGPVREGVGLLGSPSFEIPRTVLRDNRFNHLRTGDELRRRLAAKNRHNAATAGLYLLARWSHLFVITLVTMGAANLYPSLGAPAIALATVLTFTYTVVHFALIERASTGFKAQQPLYCSIHEPGFWHHERFWKLASVDYIQVFNGTPFKNVIWRLLGARIGKRVFDDGCFLPERTLVTIGDDSTLNAGTVIQCHSQEDGAFKSDRNALGRGCTLGVGAFVHYGVTIGDGAVLAPDSFLMKGEEIPPHAQWAGNPAQDMPGSEIPLDDRPEADAAHAARPHGN; from the coding sequence ATGACGGACGCGATTGCGGCTGATCCGGCTGACACCTCGACCTTCCAGGACGACGGGGCGGCCGGTTCGGCGACGGGCATCGAGAGGTGTCTGGCTGAGGTGCTGGCCGGCGTCGTGCGTCTGGAGCAGGTGCCGCCCCACAGTCACTTCTTCAACGACCTGGGCGCAGATTCCCTGGTGATGGCGCAGTTCTGTGCGCGGGTGAGGAAGCGGGAGGACCTGCCGACGGTGTCGATGAAGGACATCTACCGGTATCCCACCATCCGGAGTCTGGCCGTCGCGCTCTCGGACGCCGCGCCTGCTCCCGTCCCGTCCCCGTATTCGCTCGTGGAGGCGTCGGCACCGGCGCAGACACCGGCCACGCAGACACCGGCCACGCGGACACCAGCCGGTGCGAGGGCTCCGGCCGCCACAGTGCGATACATCTCCTGCGGAATGCTGCAGGCCCTGTTCTTCCTGGGCTATTCCCTGCTTACCGCCTTCGCCGCCGCCGCAAGCTACGCGTGGATCTCCGCAGGCTCGGGTCTGTTCGACCTCTACCTGCGGTCGGCTCTGTGCGCCGGCGTGGGTTTCCTGGGGCTGTGCGCCTTCCCGATCGTGGCGAAATGGACACTCGTCGGCCGCTGGCGAGCAGGCGAGTTCCCCCTGTGGGGCATGGAGTATCTGCGCTTCTGGATCGTCAAGACCCTGATCCGCACAAGTCCCCTGCGGCTGTTCATCGGCTCACCGCTTTACGTGCTCTACCTCAGGGCGCTCGGCGCGCGGATCGGCACAGGCGTCACGATCCTCACCCGCACGAGCCCAGTCTGCGCCGACCTGCTCACCGTCGGTGACGGTACGGTCATCCGCAAGGACGTGCTGCTGTCCTGCTACCGCGCCCACGGCGGGCTGATCCAGACCGGTCGGGTCACGCTCGGCAGCAATGTGCTCATCGGCGAGCACACGGTCCTCGACATCGGAACCGAGATGGGCGACGGTGCCCAGCTGGGCCACGCCTCCTCCCTGCACGGCGGCCAGGTGGTGCCCGCCGGCGAACGCTGGCACGGCTCGCCGGCGCAGCCGGCCGACGTGGACTACGGGCGGGTCGGCCCAGCCGACTGCCCCACCCGCAAGAGGGCCGCGTACGGTGTGCTGCAACTGCTGAGTCTGCTGGTGATATGGCTGCCGCTGACGATGGGCGCCGCGAGCGCCCTGCTGGCCGGCGTCCCGCTGCTTCACCCGCTTCTGAACCCCCGGCCGGTGGCCTGCCCGGCGTTCTTCGTCGATGCCCTGATCATCTCCTTGACGGTGCTCTGCGGCTCGACACTCGCCGGCCTCCTGGTCCTGGGCACCGTGCCGCGTGTCCTCAACAGGGCCATCAAGCCCGGCAAGGTCTATCCGTTGTACGGCTTCCACTACGGCGTCCAGCGGGTGATCGCGCTGATGACCAACAGGAAGTTCTTCACCACGCTCTTCGGCGACAGCTCCGGCATCGTCCACTACCTGCGCTACCTCGGATACGACCTGTCCCGCATCGAGCAGACCGGGTCGAACTTCGGCACCGAGGTACAGCACGACAACCCGTACCTGAGCTCTGTCGGCACCGGCACCATGATCGCCGACGGTCTGTCCCTCATGAACGCTGACTTCTCCAGCACGTCCTTTTGCGTGTCCCGCGCGTCGATCGGGCCCCGGAACTTCCTCGGGAACCGCGTCGCCTACCCCTCACAGGGCAAGACCGGCGACAACTGCCTGCTCGCCACGAAAGTCATGGTCCCCACCGATGGCCCGGTGCGTGAAGGCGTGGGCCTGCTGGGCTCACCCAGCTTCGAGATACCGCGCACAGTGCTGCGGGACAACAGGTTCAACCACCTGCGGACCGGCGATGAGCTGCGCCGCCGCCTGGCCGCCAAGAACAGGCACAATGCCGCAACCGCCGGCCTGTACCTGTTGGCGAGGTGGAGCCACCTCTTCGTGATCACCCTGGTCACCATGGGCGCGGCCAACCTCTATCCCTCGCTCGGTGCACCGGCGATCGCCCTGGCCACCGTCCTCACCTTCACGTACACCGTCGTCCACTTCGCGCTGATCGAACGGGCCTCCACCGGTTTCAAAGCGCAGCAGCCGCTGTACTGCTCGATCCATGAGCCCGGCTTCTGGCACCACGAACGCTTTTGGAAGTTGGCGTCGGTCGACTACATCCAGGTCTTCAACGGCACCCCCTTCAAGAACGTCATCTGGCGGCTTTTGGGGGCCCGGATCGGCAAACGGGTCTTCGACGACGGCTGCTTCCTCCCGGAGCGCACCCTCGTCACCATCGGCGACGACAGCACGCTCAACGCCGGGACCGTGATCCAGTGCCACTCACAGGAGGACGGCGCCTTCAAGTCCGACCGCAACGCCCTCGGCAGGGGTTGCACCCTCGGGGTCGGCGCGTTCGTCCACTACGGCGTGACGATCGGCGACGGCGCCGTGCTTGCCCCTGACTCCTTCCTCATGAAGGGCGAGGAAATCCCCCCGCACGCCCAGTGGGCGGGCAACCCGGCCCAGGACATGCCGGGCAGCGAAATCCCCCTCGATGACCGCCCGGAAGCCGACGCCGCCCACGCCGCCCGACCCCATGGCAACTGA
- a CDS encoding helix-turn-helix domain-containing protein, translating to MKDLLKERDAWSMANCSIARTLEIAGNRTALLIMREAFFGTRRFDDFAKRVGIGEPAASARLKELTAAGLLERVPYQEPGQRTRYAYQLTEKGRDFLPVLVALRQWGDTWAADEQGPPVVVRHENCGAPVHAVLRCDDGHDVPIGGSFVDVGPGLIRVSPDSP from the coding sequence ATGAAGGACCTGCTGAAGGAACGGGACGCCTGGTCCATGGCCAACTGCTCAATCGCCAGGACTCTGGAGATCGCCGGCAACAGGACAGCGCTGCTGATCATGCGCGAGGCGTTCTTCGGCACACGCCGGTTCGACGACTTCGCCAAGCGCGTGGGCATCGGCGAACCCGCCGCCTCGGCGCGCCTGAAGGAACTGACCGCCGCCGGCCTCCTGGAACGGGTCCCCTACCAGGAACCCGGCCAGCGGACCCGGTACGCCTATCAACTCACCGAGAAAGGGCGGGACTTCCTGCCCGTCCTCGTGGCGCTGCGGCAGTGGGGCGACACCTGGGCCGCCGACGAACAAGGGCCCCCCGTGGTCGTACGCCACGAGAATTGCGGCGCCCCGGTGCACGCGGTGCTCCGCTGCGACGACGGCCACGACGTGCCGATCGGGGGCTCGTTCGTCGACGTCGGCCCGGGTCTCATCCGCGTCAGCCCGGACAGCCCCTGA
- a CDS encoding DinB family protein has translation MTVNKLTTRDLAGAPAVTGERADLLEMLAKHRHFLRFTTRDLTDEQAGLRTTASELCLGGLIKHVTAVERSWVDFILNGPSAMGDFTAMTEADWARRADEFRLLPGETLTGVLADYAEVARRTDGLVATLPELEATRPLPKAPWFEPGAHWSARRVLMHIIAETAQHAGHADIIRESLDGAKSMG, from the coding sequence ATGACCGTCAACAAGCTGACCACCCGCGACCTGGCCGGGGCCCCGGCCGTCACCGGTGAGCGCGCCGACTTGCTGGAGATGCTGGCCAAGCACCGGCACTTCCTGCGCTTCACCACACGTGACCTCACCGACGAACAGGCCGGGCTGCGGACCACCGCCAGCGAGCTTTGTCTGGGCGGCCTGATCAAGCACGTCACCGCGGTCGAGCGGAGCTGGGTGGACTTCATCCTGAACGGCCCCTCGGCGATGGGAGACTTCACGGCCATGACCGAGGCCGACTGGGCTCGGCGCGCCGACGAGTTCCGGCTGCTGCCCGGTGAGACGCTGACTGGTGTATTGGCCGACTACGCTGAGGTGGCCCGCCGGACCGACGGCCTGGTCGCCACACTGCCCGAGCTGGAGGCCACGCGGCCGCTGCCGAAAGCCCCGTGGTTCGAGCCCGGCGCTCACTGGTCGGCCCGCCGGGTGCTGATGCACATCATCGCCGAGACCGCTCAGCACGCCGGCCACGCCGACATCATCCGCGAGTCCCTGGACGGCGCCAAAAGCATGGGCTGA
- a CDS encoding SDR family oxidoreductase: MDISTATVLVTGANRGLGRALTQELVARGATVYGAARRPDQIDLPGVKAIRLDVTDPASVAAAVEEAGDITVLINNAGSSTGADLLTGSWDAVRLEMETHYLGTLGMIRAFAPVIESQGGGAILNILSVLSWISFPTVGAYAAAKSAEWSLTNAVRQQLAPRGITVSGLHVGYMDTDMARHVEGPKTAPADVARAAVDGIASGAAEVVVDDLSRQVQADLPGGVAALYPQRG; the protein is encoded by the coding sequence ATGGACATCAGCACAGCAACCGTCCTGGTCACCGGGGCCAACCGCGGGCTCGGCAGGGCACTTACCCAGGAACTGGTCGCGCGTGGTGCCACGGTGTACGGGGCGGCCCGCCGACCGGACCAGATCGATCTGCCCGGCGTGAAAGCGATACGGCTCGACGTCACCGACCCCGCATCCGTCGCCGCGGCTGTCGAGGAGGCCGGTGACATCACGGTGCTGATCAACAACGCGGGCAGTTCCACGGGCGCCGATCTGCTGACCGGCAGCTGGGACGCCGTCCGTCTGGAGATGGAGACCCACTACCTGGGCACCCTCGGCATGATCCGGGCCTTCGCCCCCGTGATCGAGTCCCAGGGCGGAGGCGCCATCCTCAACATCCTGTCCGTGCTGTCGTGGATCAGCTTTCCCACCGTCGGCGCCTACGCCGCCGCCAAGTCCGCGGAGTGGAGCCTGACCAACGCGGTTCGCCAGCAGCTCGCGCCCCGCGGCATCACTGTGTCCGGACTCCACGTCGGCTACATGGACACCGACATGGCCCGCCATGTCGAGGGGCCCAAGACCGCCCCGGCGGACGTCGCCCGCGCGGCCGTCGACGGCATTGCCTCCGGGGCGGCTGAGGTCGTCGTCGACGACCTCAGCCGCCAGGTACAGGCCGACCTCCCCGGTGGCGTCGCCGCCCTGTACCCGCAGCGCGGGTGA
- the sbnA gene encoding 2,3-diaminopropionate biosynthesis protein SbnA → MPVISAPQAFNEDDLYVDLEGIFEYPLFLKCEGFNFAGSIKLKAAIEMVETAERDGLLTPDSVLVESSSGNLGVALSVIAANKGYRFLCVTDSRCNLAARMMMEALGSQVHVITEPDPVGGLLGARIDHVQALCACDERYVWLNQYANPSNSMAHYQRTAPAIARRFPDLDVLFVGAGTTGTLMGCARYFRTWHRPVRVVAVDTIGSVTFGGVPGRRMIPGLGTSMRPPLLDESYVDDVVRVEEADTIRACHRLARRGFLFGGSTGTVVSGAMAWLARQEGRALTAVAIAPDLGERYLETVYQTTWVQDLCGDDVLGSQSPTTAPQAA, encoded by the coding sequence ATGCCTGTCATATCCGCCCCCCAGGCCTTCAACGAGGACGATCTCTACGTCGACCTTGAGGGAATCTTCGAGTACCCGTTGTTCCTCAAGTGCGAGGGATTCAATTTCGCCGGCTCGATCAAGCTCAAGGCCGCCATCGAAATGGTCGAGACTGCCGAACGCGACGGACTGCTGACGCCGGACTCGGTTCTGGTCGAGTCGTCCTCGGGCAACCTGGGCGTGGCCCTGAGCGTGATCGCGGCCAACAAGGGATATCGGTTTCTGTGCGTGACCGACTCCCGCTGCAACCTGGCGGCCAGGATGATGATGGAGGCCTTGGGCAGCCAGGTCCACGTCATCACCGAGCCCGACCCCGTCGGCGGGCTCCTCGGCGCGCGCATCGATCACGTCCAGGCGCTGTGCGCCTGCGACGAGCGCTATGTGTGGCTCAACCAGTACGCCAACCCCAGCAACAGCATGGCCCACTACCAACGGACCGCCCCGGCCATCGCCCGTCGGTTCCCGGACCTGGACGTGCTGTTCGTCGGGGCCGGCACCACCGGGACCCTGATGGGCTGCGCGCGCTACTTCCGCACGTGGCACCGGCCGGTACGCGTCGTGGCCGTCGACACCATCGGCTCGGTGACCTTCGGAGGCGTCCCCGGTCGCCGGATGATTCCCGGGTTGGGCACCAGCATGCGTCCTCCGCTGCTGGACGAGTCCTATGTCGACGATGTGGTGCGCGTCGAAGAGGCCGACACCATCCGGGCCTGTCACCGGCTGGCCAGGCGCGGGTTTCTGTTCGGGGGTTCCACCGGGACGGTGGTCAGCGGCGCGATGGCCTGGCTGGCTCGACAGGAGGGACGGGCACTGACCGCTGTGGCCATCGCCCCGGATCTGGGTGAGCGGTACCTGGAGACCGTCTACCAGACCACCTGGGTGCAGGACCTGTGCGGCGATGACGTCCTCGGCTCCCAGTCGCCGACCACGGCACCTCAGGCAGCCTGA
- a CDS encoding MarR family winged helix-turn-helix transcriptional regulator has protein sequence MTTEVPPSAPPDEAWLRLDRQICFSLHAASRAFNGVYRVVLKELGLTYPQYLVMLVLWEQGDTPVKRLGEHLRLDSGTLSPLLKRLEAAGLVHRERSARDERSVEVRLTEEGAALRERALRVPHRIGAATGFTLDEIRELRARLDRLTMALDAAALEEAPDCG, from the coding sequence ATGACTACCGAGGTTCCGCCCAGCGCCCCACCGGACGAGGCGTGGCTGCGTCTGGACCGCCAGATCTGCTTCTCGCTGCATGCCGCCTCGCGTGCCTTCAACGGCGTCTACCGCGTGGTCCTCAAGGAGCTCGGGCTCACCTACCCGCAATATCTGGTGATGCTGGTGCTCTGGGAGCAGGGCGACACGCCCGTGAAGCGGCTCGGAGAGCATCTGCGGCTGGACTCCGGCACCCTGTCCCCGCTGCTCAAGCGGCTGGAGGCGGCCGGTCTGGTACATCGGGAGCGCAGTGCGCGTGACGAGCGGTCGGTCGAGGTGCGGCTCACCGAGGAGGGCGCGGCGCTGCGCGAGCGCGCGCTCCGGGTGCCGCACCGGATCGGCGCGGCGACCGGCTTCACCCTCGACGAGATCCGCGAGCTGCGCGCCCGCCTCGACCGGCTGACCATGGCGCTTGACGCGGCGGCCCTGGAGGAGGCTCCCGACTGCGGGTGA
- a CDS encoding organic hydroperoxide resistance protein — MDMLYTAVATATHGRDGRAVSSDGKLDLQLAVPVEMGGNGQGTNPEQLFAAGYAACFASALGVVGRQAKVDVSDAAVTGEVGIGKQGEGFALAVTLRIELPDSIDKATGRKLVEQAHQVCPYSNATRGNIPVDLVVE, encoded by the coding sequence ATGGACATGCTCTACACCGCCGTCGCCACCGCCACTCACGGCCGGGACGGCCGCGCCGTCAGCTCCGACGGCAAGCTCGACCTGCAGCTGGCCGTCCCGGTGGAGATGGGCGGCAACGGGCAGGGCACCAACCCCGAGCAACTGTTCGCCGCGGGGTACGCCGCCTGCTTCGCCAGCGCCCTCGGGGTGGTCGGTCGGCAGGCGAAGGTGGATGTCAGTGACGCCGCGGTCACCGGTGAGGTCGGCATCGGCAAGCAGGGCGAGGGTTTCGCGCTCGCCGTCACCCTCCGCATCGAACTGCCCGACAGCATCGACAAGGCCACCGGCCGCAAGCTGGTCGAGCAGGCCCACCAGGTCTGCCCGTACTCCAACGCCACCCGCGGCAACATCCCGGTGGACCTCGTCGTCGAATAA
- a CDS encoding DUF2809 domain-containing protein, with translation MPSPPGTQDRAAGAAAPVRIRLAAAAAAVLTIAAGLGLRAVTAGSAGKYGGDALYTVLLVTLVVLVAPRVTPLTAAASALAVSWGIEFLQLSEVPAELSRRSVVARLVLGSTFNAPDLLWYAVGAAAGWLVLTAVRREA, from the coding sequence GTGCCCTCACCGCCCGGAACCCAGGACCGCGCCGCAGGCGCCGCCGCCCCGGTACGGATCCGCCTGGCGGCGGCCGCGGCCGCGGTGCTGACCATCGCCGCGGGGCTGGGACTCAGGGCCGTGACGGCGGGGAGCGCGGGCAAATATGGCGGAGACGCGCTGTACACCGTCCTGCTTGTCACCCTCGTCGTTCTGGTGGCGCCCCGGGTGACGCCCCTGACGGCCGCCGCGAGCGCGTTGGCCGTCAGCTGGGGGATCGAGTTCCTGCAGCTCAGCGAGGTGCCGGCAGAGCTCTCCCGGCGCAGTGTCGTCGCCCGCCTCGTACTCGGTTCCACCTTCAACGCGCCCGACCTGCTCTGGTACGCGGTCGGCGCGGCAGCGGGCTGGCTCGTCCTCACCGCGGTGAGGAGGGAGGCGTAG
- a CDS encoding PaaI family thioesterase, translated as MHRSRTFGWEDPAISADAVPHHSGLDFLREILAGRLPAPPIAATLGFTLEEAEHGRAVFVLVPGEEHYNPIGSVHGGVYATLLDSAAGCAVQSVLPQGMGYTSIDLTLKFLRPITVDTGKIRAIGTVLNSGRRTALAQAELRDSDDRLLAHATSSCMLFPVTGR; from the coding sequence ATGCACAGGTCACGTACGTTCGGCTGGGAAGACCCTGCCATTTCCGCCGACGCCGTCCCTCACCACAGCGGCCTCGACTTCCTCCGCGAGATCCTGGCCGGGCGCCTGCCCGCCCCGCCGATCGCCGCCACCCTGGGCTTCACTCTGGAGGAGGCCGAGCACGGCCGGGCGGTCTTCGTCCTGGTGCCGGGCGAGGAGCACTACAACCCGATCGGCAGCGTCCACGGCGGCGTCTACGCCACGCTCCTCGACTCGGCGGCCGGCTGCGCGGTGCAGTCCGTGCTGCCCCAGGGCATGGGATACACCTCGATCGACCTGACCTTGAAATTCCTGCGCCCGATCACCGTCGACACCGGAAAGATCCGCGCCATCGGCACCGTCCTCAACAGCGGCCGCCGTACCGCCCTCGCCCAGGCGGAGCTCCGCGACTCCGACGACCGGCTCCTGGCCCACGCCACCAGCAGCTGCATGCTCTTCCCGGTCACGGGCCGCTGA
- a CDS encoding MFS transporter, translating into MCLGAMTTFLLITSSVSALSAIQDDLHVSPTGLVWIPSAYTLVVASLVMSAGTIGNLFGRKRTFLIGAAIMIIGSLTVYAAGSTGGVIAGQLVSGLGGALILPNSLAVLGATFPDPHRRAEVVSKWAASSGIGLAVGPLIAGTLLDHFHWNTVFLSTAVLAVVTMAAAVFVAESRGPEGKLDIPGQVLAVLGVAALVYALIEGGHDGYTSPRILVAWVISAAALTGFVLVERAGRTPMLDITLFRSASFSAVMFVAAVSLFGFTGLAILSVLFYERVQHLSALDVGWRLLACFGVYVIVSYATGRVIRRTGFKLPLTLGFLIGAAATAGLTTLDPTTPYARVWWLFALFGAASGMVAAPSTAAALVSVSHEHAGMASGAVNAFRQIGSVTGSSLLGALLASRLQSQLPDRLDAHHVPRAAWPAVEHAVSTGSSGHRAASPNVTAAVGDAFASGVHAGMTVIAGVFLCAALASALLIHNRPHHTTATTN; encoded by the coding sequence ATGTGCCTGGGCGCCATGACGACCTTTCTGCTGATCACCTCATCGGTGTCGGCGCTGTCGGCCATCCAGGACGACCTGCACGTCTCCCCGACCGGCCTGGTCTGGATACCCTCCGCGTACACCCTGGTCGTGGCCAGTCTGGTGATGTCCGCGGGCACCATCGGCAACCTCTTCGGCCGCAAGCGCACTTTCCTCATCGGCGCCGCGATCATGATCATCGGGTCGCTCACCGTCTACGCCGCGGGTTCAACCGGAGGCGTCATCGCCGGCCAGCTCGTCTCCGGCCTCGGCGGCGCTCTCATCCTGCCCAACAGTCTGGCCGTCCTGGGAGCCACCTTCCCCGACCCCCACCGGCGCGCAGAAGTCGTCAGCAAATGGGCGGCCTCCTCCGGCATCGGACTCGCCGTCGGCCCTCTGATCGCGGGCACACTCCTGGACCACTTCCACTGGAACACGGTCTTCCTGTCGACCGCCGTCCTCGCCGTGGTCACCATGGCCGCCGCCGTCTTCGTCGCCGAATCGCGCGGCCCCGAGGGCAAGCTCGACATCCCCGGCCAGGTCCTGGCCGTCCTGGGCGTCGCCGCCCTCGTCTACGCCCTCATCGAAGGCGGACACGACGGCTACACCAGCCCGCGGATCCTCGTCGCCTGGGTCATCTCGGCCGCGGCCCTGACCGGTTTCGTCCTCGTCGAGCGCGCGGGCCGCACACCCATGCTGGACATCACCCTGTTCCGGTCGGCGTCCTTCAGCGCCGTCATGTTCGTCGCGGCCGTCTCCCTGTTCGGCTTCACCGGCCTGGCCATCCTGTCGGTGCTCTTCTACGAGCGCGTCCAGCACCTGTCCGCACTGGACGTGGGATGGCGGTTGCTGGCCTGCTTCGGCGTCTACGTCATCGTCAGCTACGCGACCGGCCGCGTGATCCGCCGCACCGGCTTCAAGCTCCCGCTGACCCTGGGCTTCCTCATCGGAGCCGCCGCCACAGCCGGACTCACCACGCTGGATCCGACCACCCCTTATGCCCGGGTGTGGTGGCTGTTCGCGCTCTTCGGGGCCGCAAGCGGGATGGTGGCCGCGCCGAGCACCGCCGCCGCCCTGGTCAGCGTCTCCCATGAACACGCCGGCATGGCCTCCGGAGCCGTCAACGCCTTCCGCCAGATCGGATCCGTCACCGGTTCCTCCCTCCTCGGCGCACTCCTCGCCAGCCGTCTTCAGTCCCAACTGCCGGACCGGCTGGACGCCCACCACGTCCCCCGAGCAGCCTGGCCCGCCGTCGAGCACGCCGTCTCCACCGGCAGCAGCGGCCACCGAGCGGCATCCCCGAACGTGACGGCCGCGGTCGGCGATGCCTTCGCCTCCGGCGTCCACGCCGGCATGACCGTCATCGCCGGCGTGTTCCTGTGCGCGGCCCTCGCCTCAGCCCTTCTGATACACAACCGACCGCACCACACCACCGCCACAACGAACTGA